A window of Poecilia reticulata strain Guanapo linkage group LG23, Guppy_female_1.0+MT, whole genome shotgun sequence genomic DNA:
GGTGATCCAGAAAGCTTGGCCTGGTCAAGTTTGAATTACAGGGTATTAAGGAAAAAGGCCAGTGCTGCGAAACCTTTTTGCAGAGCCGGGTTTAGGTTGCTGAAAATAAGCACTTTGTGTCCTTTCCCTTCACTGACGTTTTCACGTGCGATCGCTTGCAGCGGCGTCGTACACCGACAGCTCCGACGATGAGACCTCACCCCGGGACAAACAGCAGAAGAACTCCAAAGGCAACGGAGATTTCTGCATCAAAAACATCAAGCAGGCCGACTTCGGGCGCAGAGAGATCGAGATCGCAGAGCAAGGTAGAACCAACACACTCGGAAGGAGTTTGATCACATGGACGCGAAGCAGCGCAGGGCTAAACACGCAGATAGCATCGTTTAGcatctgcagctccttcatCTGGACAACTGGATGGATTAGAGCTCAGCTAATGAGATTAAAGCTGGGAATTCCTTTTACCTTCCAGCTAATTCCAGCTTccgctttgtgtgtgtttcccttTCCGCCAGAGATGCCAGCACTGATGGCGCTGAGGAAGCGAGCTCAGGGGGAGAAACCCCTCGCCGGTGCCAAGGTGGTGGGCTGCACGCACATCACCGCGCAGACCGCCGTGAGTGACACgacaaaaataaatggcaaCGTGTTGATGTCTTcagtttggcaaaaaaaagccaaactctgcagctttgtttatttctctttctcaggTGCTGATGGAGACTCTGGCAGCTCTGGGCGCTCAGTGCAGGTGGGCAGCCTGCAACATCTACTCCACCCAGAACGAAGTGGCTGCAGCTCTGGCAGAAGGAGGTGGGAACAGTTTGAAAGCCTTCAGTCTAAAATCTTACTGTCTCTTCTTTCTTGTCACGTTTTTGTCAACTCTGCATTCTTCGCTTCCTTCCACTCCGCAGGTTTCAGTGTGTTCGCCTGGAAGGGTGAGTCAGAGGACGACTTCTGGTGGTGCATCGACCGCTGCGTCAACGTGGAAGGCTGGCAACCCAACATGGTAACAAccgtctttttcttcttttttttttttacgtagtTTTTGACGCATGTGCAacgcaataaaatgtttattttcataattaaataggaatttaattatttgtttacacctctttaatgtatttattttactgtagaaAATGGCGTAAGTAGTCGTATGAAAAATCTGTTGAATTTGccaaatttatttcaattttatccAATTTATCATTAGagtaatcgattactaaaataattattagttgCAGACCTAATCATATCAGACCATCTCCAACCAAACACAATGgcctttataatttttttttaccccacaTAATCATGTGTTACcatgtgttggtctgtcacatatgTGACAGAAGcaccattttctttcctttcttttaatttattcttaacatcttttcatatttttcatcctaatctttattttaactcCATTTTTCTCCTCAGATCCTGGATGACGGCGGAGACCTGACGCACTGGATTTATAAAAAGTACCCCAACATGTTCAAGAAGATCAAGGGCATCGTAGAGGAGAGCGTTACTGGCGTCCACAGGTGGGATAAGCAGCGTCCATATGTCCTCTTCTTTTTGCatgattctttttctttttgctaaatattacaGACATGTTTTAGTTGAAAGATGATGAAACTGATTCTCTGTAtcttttaagattaaaatatttgtaaaaacctGCACAGTAACAGAATAAGGCCATATTTGCATCCACAGTCAAGTTTGGCAACATTGCCATCTAGTGGTGGAAAGTGGTACACATTTTTATCTGCACTCAGTTTGATACAAAcgatttaaaatagaaaatacatttgaatcTGTTTATGTTTGGGTTCTATTTTTAGTTGTGCCATCAAAAAGATCTAGTAAGAAAttatgtgtgtgttcaggttgtACCAACTGTCCAAGGCGGGGAAGCTGTGTGTTCCAGCCATGAACGTCAACGACTCCGTTACCAAGCAAAAGTTTGACAACCTTTACTGCTGCAGAGAATCCATCTTAGATGggtataaaacatgttttctttccttacAAATTGCTTCCAAAAGTagagaagcagcagcactgAAACGTGTATCTGTGTCTCCAGCTTGAAGAGGACCACTGACGTGATGTTTGGAGGCAAACAGGTGGTGGTGTGTGGATACGGAGAGGTAAGGCTAATGGTTTTATTTAAGTCACATGTGCTCCTGCTGGTGTTCTgctaaaaatgagaaaactcacgctaaaaattgaaataagtatttggtgaaaaagtttggattttctcTGATCTACACAGGTATGGAAATATAGGTCCAACTCTGCTAATGTTTGGCACAGTGTCACTTTGCTTTCTGTCACCAATAACAGCAGGATGTTTGAGCACTTTTTGaggaaaaagttcatttaaattgcCAGCAAACCTCATCTTTAAGAATGGTCCTGAAATGTTCAACAGGTGGCAGTCAGAGCTTTGGGAAGGTGGTTCAAACTAAATTAGCCATACctgaaacacattttgatgagtgTTTGGGTTTATAGAAATGTTGGAACGCCTAATTGTGTCCAACTTTTAACCATCTGACTCGAACTGTTGGTTCTGATTGAAAGGAAATTGAGAACAACCAAGCAACTCCAGTCTGCCAGAAACTGTAAGGTACAGAAACTTCTGGACTAACCCAGACCTCAACTCTATTAAAAATTCACAGCCTGTGAGAATGAGAGAAAATCTGCAGTAATCAAACGTACCCACCCAATACTTGTTAAAAATCCTTGGATTAGTTCTTTGTATCATTTTCTGAGGTGTCAGTGTCTGTGTTATTATTACATCACAGTAGACTGCGACTGCACCGATCACAGCTCTAGCCCTGCTATTTGGGAATGCTGTGTGCATTTCTGCCTGGCGTTTCTCTGTAACACACTGCATGCACCCCTGTTAACTGTAAATGACCAATTCTTCTATTTTCACCTCCGTCAGGTTGGAAAAGGTTGCTGCGCTGCCCTCAAAGCCATGGGCTCCATCGTCTACGTCACAGAGATCGACCCCATCTGCGCCTTGCAGGCCTGGTAagctttagtttttctttattttggctCATTTATATTGCAGGAAAGTCACTTTTCACTATTActgcagctaacaattatttGAGTAATCGGATTATTCtagtgattaatcgattaatcagatttaaaaatttggcactttctgcacattttttgtttaacgTCTTTGtcttttatacaatattagaaaaatgcaaacaaatatttcaactcctttttaaaatgagaaaataaatattgtattgCCTAAAGGGAGATGgcaaaagatgcatctgcacctaaaataaaaatgcttctaacatcaacatgtgaaaagctcagctctCTTTACTCAACTTATCAGTGTCGGGCTGATCTgttgaatattattattttttgattaactgattaatgaTTACATAGTAAGAAGTGCTTAATTGTCTTACAGTATTTGAACCAGATGGAGCTAAAACTGTGCCATTTAAATTCTGGGTAGACTTTATTCAAAGACAGGTTTTTAGCTCAAATGCATAACTTGTATATttcttgtacagttttggtttagttactgctctgagtatgttctttcagcaaatggacATAATTGGAGGAACTATTAATCCATTCCTAAATTAGTTGGCAGTTATGTCAGTTAATTGATTAATCCTGATTATTAAGTAATTAACGATTAATTATGATTACTGATTAATCATTAGTGATTAATCAgctggttttttgttgttttttttagcatggaTGGCTTCAGGCTGGTGAAACTCAACGAAGTCATCAGACAAGTGGACATCGTCATCACCTGCACAGGTTGGCAGCCGCTGATGTTGACGTTCTGCTAATCTAGTCAGGGTGCAGAAGTTCACAGTTTTTGTTGCGTCTTGTTCAAGGTGACTAGACGGGTCACTGAGTCAGCGAAATCATTTGCAGTGGTCGCTAATAAAGCTCTGAACCTCGAGGGCGAGGGAGCCGACGCTGACCTTTGGATTAGAGCAGAGAATTACTGGTGGCCAGTTCATTACCAAATATCGCCTGTCAGGGTTGAAGCGGAGGATCTGCAATCGTAGCGAGTTGCACATGGACAAGgcagccttaaaaaaaaaaaaaactaaaatactaaactaagaaaaaacatacctttgcttttttttccccctgaatgAGATCTTCACCTTTAGGTGAATATAGCGACGTTGACAATCCAGCTGTGTGGAAGATTAGTGTAAAAAtccaattgtgtttttttttgtgtgtgttttttgggggggtggttTGGCGAATATAGAGCACATTGAGaaagttttgtttcctttgagcATTTTCATATGATTCAATGTATTTAGGTCCATTTCCATATAGCACACCAACAAAAAGAAGTGTATAATCATAAAGTAAAAGGGAAAATGATATACCTCTACCACCTTTGAAGGTTTTGGCCATTCTTCTTTGCTTAATTAGTCTTTATCAGATTAGATGTAgaatttaagtctttttttctttttctttacagattttcaatttgatttatttttgcgcTGTGACTGCTCTGTTCCAACATGTTCATACTTTTTGAGCCTGTaagaagtttttcttctttatggtTTCCAGCGTTTAGTCCAGTCCATCCTGCATCAACATGACCAGCTTCAAATCCCCACCCAATCACTCTAAATCCCacgaaaatacatttttagtttttagttgtgAAGGATAGAAATAAAGTTCGAGGGatgtaaataatttagaaatgtttgtaggCTCAATAAACCGCcatttgaactttgaccccgTTACTTTGTATCTGTAGGTTTTATAAGTAATGGgtaactgttaaaatatttcacaaagaaTATTTTCTCATAGTTTTAATGCGAAAAGAAAATTCTTTAAACCTTCATATCCTTTCAACATGTTGAGCCAACTCTAACTGAATTCTATTTCCAGATCTAATTAACTTTGCCCACTTTCTAAGATAGGTAATTAAATTGTAAATGACAGAGGCAGACTTGGTTGTATTATCCAGACCTCATATGATATATNNNNNNNNNNNNNNNNNNNNNNNNNNNNNNNNNNNNNNNNNNNNNNNNNNNNNNNNNNNNNNNNNNNNNNNNNNNNNNNNNNNNNTTTCTTAAAGTGTGCTCTTTTCCTGCACCTTTTCTCAGATTGAATCACTCGTTCACCTCTTCTTCACTAGGTAATAAGAACGTTGTGGTGAGAGAGCACCTGGACCGCATGAAGAACGGCTGCATTGTCTGCAACATGGGGCACTCCAACACCGAGATCGATGTGGTGAGTTTGCAACTCCTGATGACGACATCGGAAGCCTTTAACAATGCCTGCTTCTCTTACCGTTTATGTTGCAGGATTTTGTAAGAAatttggaaatgtgttttagtttttggcCTTTTAAGTCAAGTAGGAGCACAAGGGCAAAGTGTTCTCAATTATTTGATCCATCATAATAGCTGGGGAAAAGATCATCTTCCACATGTAGAGGCTAAAATGaccttaaattgtttttgttctgcaggCCAGCCTGCGGACTCCTGAACTAACCTGGGAGAGGGTTCGCTCACAGGTGGACCACATCATCTGGCCGGATGCCAAGAGGATAGTCCTGCTGGCAGAGGTGCTTTACTCTCTGcctaaaaacatccaaacaaatCCTGTCGGTCTGACTTTTTGTTGTGGACTGCATTGCAGATTTAGCTGATTCATGTTGGTCAAAGAACGGTTAAAGATGCAGAAAACAGATCTGGTTGCATCCAGATGTCTGAAGTTAGCGTAAAATATGCATCAGGGCACGTGTCGCCTGGATAAGAAGTGGTGTATTTGTGAGTGAATCACGAGGCATGACAGAATGAGAGCAGCACGGCAGGGCCGGCCGAGCTGCCAGCTCCTTGGAGCCGACGATTCTGAACCCGTTTGATCTGAAGCAGGTTGGAACCACATCAGTGAACCTGGAAttaaaagcttgttttgtttcatatttctatTATAATTTGCAGGCATTCCtctaaaaccttaaaaaaaaaaaaaaaaaaattctccactTCAACCTGTGTACTTGACTAATTCGTTTCAGTCACCAATATCACTCAAGGAACGTTAGGAAGTGTCACGGTAGAGAACACCGTTTTCTGCATTCCTGAGAAGTTGAGGGTTCTGTGccacaataaaaaacattgagcATCTCCATCCGACATCCCCtcttctgaaaatatttgaatatattatttaactgaaaatacaaccagaaatgaatcaaagtggggggaaaaattaTCCGACACTAAGCTAGGTATGCATGGAAGCCAAACTATATTAACTAGCTTCTTTACTGttgttcaaacacaaaatactttaacGTTAGGGTTGTTTTTCACAGACTTGAACTAAAAATGCATGAAACTTAACCTCCTTTTGGTGGCTTTCAATTGTGCTTTCTTTCCCTCTACTTCACTGCTGAGAGCAGAGCA
This region includes:
- the ahcyl2b gene encoding adenosylhomocysteinase like 2b isoform X1 gives rise to the protein MSVQVVAAKMAEVELKDVSAGKALPAESPVTPTSEDKTLARNEPQREAGSSAAAATSPTAEPSAKAGEGSRGLLTPSAAKMPQASALKHSDPQQNGGDAFVNRDGTVAEAPRMKKIQFADQKQEFNKRPSKIGRRSLSRSISQSSTDSYSSAASYTDSSDDETSPRDKQQKNSKGNGDFCIKNIKQADFGRREIEIAEQEMPALMALRKRAQGEKPLAGAKVVGCTHITAQTAVLMETLAALGAQCRWAACNIYSTQNEVAAALAEGGFSVFAWKGESEDDFWWCIDRCVNVEGWQPNMILDDGGDLTHWIYKKYPNMFKKIKGIVEESVTGVHRLYQLSKAGKLCVPAMNVNDSVTKQKFDNLYCCRESILDGLKRTTDVMFGGKQVVVCGYGEVGKGCCAALKAMGSIVYVTEIDPICALQACMDGFRLVKLNEVIRQVDIVITCTGNKNVVVREHLDRMKNGCIVCNMGHSNTEIDVASLRTPELTWERVRSQVDHIIWPDAKRIVLLAEGRLLNLSCSTVPTFVLSITATTQALALIELYNAPEGRYKQDVYLLPKKMDEYVASLHLPTFDAHLTELTDEQAKYLGLNKNGPFKPNYYRY
- the ahcyl2b gene encoding adenosylhomocysteinase like 2b isoform X2; the encoded protein is MSVQVVAAKMAEVELKDVSAGKALPAESPVTPTSEDKTLARNEPQREAGSSAAAATSPTAEPSAKAGEGSRGLLTPSAAKMPQASALKHSDPQQNGGDAFVNRDGTVAEAPRMKKIQFADQKQEFNKRPSKIGRRSLSRSISQSSTDSYSSAASYTDSSDDETSPRDKQQKNSKGNGDFCIKNIKQADFGRREIEIAEQEMPALMALRKRAQGEKPLAGAKVVGCTHITAQTAVLMETLAALGAQCRWAACNIYSTQNEVAAALAEGGFSVFAWKGESEDDFWWCIDRCVNVEGWQPNMILDDGGDLTHWIYKKYPNMFKKIKGIVEESVTGVHRLYQLSKAGKLCVPAMNVNDSVTKQKFDNLYCCRESILDGLKRTTDVMFGGKQVVVCGYGEVGKGCCAALKAMGSIVYVTEIDPICALQACMDGFRLVKLNEVIRQVDIVITCTGNKNVVVREHLDRMKNGCIVCNMGHSNTEIDVASLRTPELTWERVRSQVDHIIWPDAKRIVLLAEGRLLNLSCSTVPTFVLSITATTQALALIELYNAPEGRYKQDVYLLPKKMDEYVASLHLPTFDAHLTELTDEQAKYLGLNKNGPFKPNYYR
- the ahcyl2b gene encoding adenosylhomocysteinase like 2b isoform X3, with amino-acid sequence MPENCRALKEMFMFPKLGQNWAYKLRYTTVPLLYPKIQFADQKQEFNKRPSKIGRRSLSRSISQSSTDSYSSAASYTDSSDDETSPRDKQQKNSKGNGDFCIKNIKQADFGRREIEIAEQEMPALMALRKRAQGEKPLAGAKVVGCTHITAQTAVLMETLAALGAQCRWAACNIYSTQNEVAAALAEGGFSVFAWKGESEDDFWWCIDRCVNVEGWQPNMILDDGGDLTHWIYKKYPNMFKKIKGIVEESVTGVHRLYQLSKAGKLCVPAMNVNDSVTKQKFDNLYCCRESILDGLKRTTDVMFGGKQVVVCGYGEVGKGCCAALKAMGSIVYVTEIDPICALQACMDGFRLVKLNEVIRQVDIVITCTGNKNVVVREHLDRMKNGCIVCNMGHSNTEIDVASLRTPELTWERVRSQVDHIIWPDAKRIVLLAEGRLLNLSCSTVPTFVLSITATTQALALIELYNAPEGRYKQDVYLLPKKMDEYVASLHLPTFDAHLTELTDEQAKYLGLNKNGPFKPNYYRY